Proteins encoded together in one Phalacrocorax aristotelis chromosome 7, bGulAri2.1, whole genome shotgun sequence window:
- the OPA1 gene encoding dynamin-like GTPase OPA1, mitochondrial isoform X4 — MWRTRVAAACVICRSLANSSYGIKRKSPLQNLHLISRSIHHPYYPSSKFQRSPLRISVQLFSSLNRLPLRKTKLLDVKYGYQSHRNFWLARLASRLLKLRYLILGSAVGGGYTAKKTYDQWKDMMPDLDEYKWIVPDFIWELDEHLDFEKIIKALPDADDLAKLLPDFDKIGESFTSLKGFFSPGSPGETAFRATDQGYDNDKEYKKVSDKEKIDQLQEELLRTQLKYQRMLERLEKENKELRKLVLQRDDKGIHQRKLKKSLIDMYSEVLDILSDYDASYNTQDHLPRVVVVGDQSAGKTSVLEMIAQARIFPRGSGEMMTRSPVKVTLSEGPHHVALFKDSSREFDLTKEEDLAALRNEIEIRMRNSVKEGCTVSTETISLSVKGPGLQRMVLVDLPGVISTVTSGMAPDTKETIFSISKAYMQNPNAIILCIQDGSVDAERSIVTDLVSQMDPQGKRTIFVLTKVDLAEKNTASPSRIQQIIEGKLFPMKALGYFAVVTGKGNSSESIESIKEYEEEFFQNSKLLKTCMLKAHQVTTKNLSLAVSDCFWKMVRESVEQQADAFKATRFNLETEWKNNYPRLRELDRNELFEKAKNEILDEVISLTQVTPKHWEEILQKTLWERVSTHVIENIYLPAAQTMNSGTFNTTVDIKLKQWTDKQLPNKAVEVAWETLQEEFSRFMTEQKGKEHDDIFDKLKQAVKEETIKRHKWNERAEDSLRVIQHNALEDRSISDKQQWDAAIHFMEETLQSRLKDTESVIEDMVGPDWKKRWLYWIGRTKEQNIRNETRNELEKLIKCNEEHAAYLANDEVTTVRKNLEARGVTVDSCLIKDTWHQIYRRYFLKTALNHCNLCRRGFYYYQRHFVDSELECNDIVLFWRIQRMLAITANTLRQQLTNTEVRRLEKNVKEVLEDFAEDNEKKVKLLTGKRVQLAEDLKKVREIQEKLEAFIEALHQEK; from the exons ATGTGGCGGACGCGGGTGGCGGCGGCTTG TGTCATCTGCCGGAGTCTAGCAAATAGCAGCtatggaataaaaagaaaatcaccacTTCAAAACTTGCATCTTATTTCCCGAAGTATACATCATCCCTACTACCCAAGTTCAAAATTTCAAAGATCTCCGTTAAGGATATCAGTTCAGCTGTTCTCTTCTCTTAATCGTCTTCCCCTACgtaaaacaaaacttttagaTGTAAAATATGGATACCAGTCCCACAGGAACTTTTGGCTAGCAAGACTAGCATCAAGGCTACTCAAACTTCGCTATCTTATATTAGGATCTGCTGTAGGTGGTGGTTATACAGCTAAGAAG ACATATGATCAGTGGAAGGACATGATGCCAGATCTCGATGAATATAAGTGGATTGTTCCTGACTTCATTTGGGAGCTTGATGAACATCTTGACTTCG AAAAAATTATCAAAGCCCTCCCTGATGCAGATGACCTTGCCAAACTTCTGCCTGACTTTGACAAGATTGGAGAAAGCTTCACTTCActcaaaggatttttttctcctg GTTCTCCAGGAGAAACAGCATTCAGAGCTACTGACCAGGGGTATGACAATGACAAAGAGTACAAGAAG gtTTCTGACAAAGAGAAGATTGATCAACTTCAGGAAGAACTTCTGCGCACTCAG CTCAAATACCAAAGAATGCTTGAGCGATTAGAGAAGGAGAACAAAGAATTAAGGAAATTGGTACTGCAAAGAGATGACAAGGGAATTCATCAGAGGAAGTTAAAG AAATCCTTGATTGATATGTATTCTGAAGTACTTGACATCCTGTCTGATTATGACGCCAGTTATAACACTCAAGATCACCTACCTCGA GTGGTGGTGGTTGGAGATCAAAGTGCAGGAAAAACCAGTGTGTTAGAAATGATCGCCCAAGCCCGAATATTCCCTCGAGGGTCTGGGGAGATGATGACACGTTCCCCTGTTAAG GTAACTCTTAGTGAAGGTCCCCACCATGTGGCTTTATTCAAAGATAGCTCTCGGGAGTTTGATCTGACAAAGGAAGAGGAT CTTGCAGCTTTGAGAAATGAAATAGAAATCAGAATGAGAAATAGCGTGAAGGAAGGGTGCACTGTTAGCACTGAG ACCATCTCCTTAAGTGTGAAAGGCCCTGGTTTGCAGAGAATGGTATTGGTTGATTTACCTGGAGTCATTAGT ACTGTGACATCTGGTATGGCTCCAGATACGAAAGAAACGATCTTCAGCATCAGCAAGGCCTACATGCAGAATCCTAATGCCATCATCCTTTGTATTCAAG ATGGGTCAGTGGATGCAGAACGCAGTATTGTCACAGACTTAGTCAGCCAAATGGATCCCCAAGGAAAAAGGACGATTTTTGTGTTGACTAAAGTTGATCTTGCTGAGAAAAATACGGCTAGCCCAAGCAGA atcCAGCAAATAATTGAAGGCAAACTCTTCCCAATGAAAGCTTTGGgttattttgctgttgttacTGGAAAAG gaaacagcagtgaaagcATTGAATCGATTAAAGAATATGAAGAGgaattttttcaaaattcaaagCTGTTAAA GACATGTATGCTGAAGGCACACCAGGTAACAACAAAGAACTTAAGTCTTGCTGTGTCAGATTGCTTTTGGAAAATGGTGAGAGAGTCTGTGGAACAGCAAGCAGATGCTTTTAAAG CCACACGTTTCAATCTTGAGACTGAATGGAAGAACAATTACCCCCGGTTGCGAGAGCTTGACAGG AATGAACtgtttgaaaaagcaaagaatgagATTCTTGATGAAGTCATAAGTTTGACTCAGGTGACACCAAAGCACTG GGAGGAGATTCTTCAGAAAACTTTATGGGAGAGGGTATCTACTCATGTGATTGAGAATATCTACCTTCCAGCAGCACAGACTATGAACTCAGGGACATTTAACACCACTGTGGACATCAAATTGAAGCAGTGGACTGACAAGCAACTGCCTAATAAAGCAGTAGAG GTGGCATGGGAGACTTTGCAAGAAGAATTCTCCCGTTTCATGacagaacaaaaaggaaaagaacatgaTGATATCTTTGATAAACTGAAACAAGCTGTCAAAGAAGAAACTATTAAACGACACAAATGGAATGAGAGAGCGGAGGATAGCCTG CGAGTGATCCAGCACAATGCCTTAGAAGATCGGTCAATATCTGATAAGCAGCAGTGGGATGCAGCTATTCATTTCATGGAAGAGACTCTCCAAAGTCGTCTCAAAGACA cTGAATCTGTTATTGAAGATATGGTGGGTccagactggaaaaaaaggtggTTATACTGGATAGGCCGCACCAAAGAAcag AATATTCGTAACGAAACAAGAAATGAACTTGAGAAATTAATCAAATGCAATGAAGAACATGCAGCTTATCTGGCAAATGATGAAGTGACGACTGTCAGAAAGAATCTTGAAGCAAGAGGAGTAACAGTGGACTCATGTCTG ATTAAAGACACATGGCACCAAATTTATAGAAGGTACTTCCTGAAGACTGCTTTGAACCACTGCAATCTATGTCGAAGAGGCTTCTATTATTATCAGAGGCATTTTGTGGACTCAGAG CTCGAATGTAATGATATTGTCCTCTTCTGGCGAATACAGCGAATGCTGGCAATTACAGCAAATACGCTGAGGCAGCAGCTTACCAACACTGAAG tAAGGCGCTTGGAGAAGAATGTAAAGGAAGTGCTTGAAGATTTTGCTGAAGACAATGAAAAAAAGGTGAAGCTCCTAACTGGCAAGAGGGTCCAGCTGGCAGAGGATCTCA
- the OPA1 gene encoding dynamin-like GTPase OPA1, mitochondrial isoform X2: protein MWRTRVAAACVICRSLANSSYGIKRKSPLQNLHLISRSIHHPYYPSSKFQRSPLRISVQLFSSLNRLPLRKTKLLDVKYGYQSHRNFWLARLASRLLKLRYLILGSAVGGGYTAKKTYDQWKDMMPDLDEYKWIVPDFIWELDEHLDFEKIIKALPDADDLAKLLPDFDKIGESFTSLKGFFSPGSPGETAFRATDQGYDNDKEYKKGLLGELILLQQQIQQHEEEARRAAGQYNMGPSQQKRKVSDKEKIDQLQEELLRTQLKYQRMLERLEKENKELRKLVLQRDDKGIHQRKLKKSLIDMYSEVLDILSDYDASYNTQDHLPRVVVVGDQSAGKTSVLEMIAQARIFPRGSGEMMTRSPVKVTLSEGPHHVALFKDSSREFDLTKEEDLAALRNEIEIRMRNSVKEGCTVSTETISLSVKGPGLQRMVLVDLPGVISTVTSGMAPDTKETIFSISKAYMQNPNAIILCIQDGSVDAERSIVTDLVSQMDPQGKRTIFVLTKVDLAEKNTASPSRIQQIIEGKLFPMKALGYFAVVTGKGNSSESIESIKEYEEEFFQNSKLLKTCMLKAHQVTTKNLSLAVSDCFWKMVRESVEQQADAFKATRFNLETEWKNNYPRLRELDRNELFEKAKNEILDEVISLTQVTPKHWEEILQKTLWERVSTHVIENIYLPAAQTMNSGTFNTTVDIKLKQWTDKQLPNKAVEVAWETLQEEFSRFMTEQKGKEHDDIFDKLKQAVKEETIKRHKWNERAEDSLRVIQHNALEDRSISDKQQWDAAIHFMEETLQSRLKDTESVIEDMVGPDWKKRWLYWIGRTKEQNIRNETRNELEKLIKCNEEHAAYLANDEVTTVRKNLEARGVTVDSCLIKDTWHQIYRRYFLKTALNHCNLCRRGFYYYQRHFVDSELECNDIVLFWRIQRMLAITANTLRQQLTNTEVRRLEKNVKEVLEDFAEDNEKKVKLLTGKRVQLAEDLKKVREIQEKLEAFIEALHQEK from the exons ATGTGGCGGACGCGGGTGGCGGCGGCTTG TGTCATCTGCCGGAGTCTAGCAAATAGCAGCtatggaataaaaagaaaatcaccacTTCAAAACTTGCATCTTATTTCCCGAAGTATACATCATCCCTACTACCCAAGTTCAAAATTTCAAAGATCTCCGTTAAGGATATCAGTTCAGCTGTTCTCTTCTCTTAATCGTCTTCCCCTACgtaaaacaaaacttttagaTGTAAAATATGGATACCAGTCCCACAGGAACTTTTGGCTAGCAAGACTAGCATCAAGGCTACTCAAACTTCGCTATCTTATATTAGGATCTGCTGTAGGTGGTGGTTATACAGCTAAGAAG ACATATGATCAGTGGAAGGACATGATGCCAGATCTCGATGAATATAAGTGGATTGTTCCTGACTTCATTTGGGAGCTTGATGAACATCTTGACTTCG AAAAAATTATCAAAGCCCTCCCTGATGCAGATGACCTTGCCAAACTTCTGCCTGACTTTGACAAGATTGGAGAAAGCTTCACTTCActcaaaggatttttttctcctg GTTCTCCAGGAGAAACAGCATTCAGAGCTACTGACCAGGGGTATGACAATGACAAAGAGTACAAGAAG GGCCTGCTTGGTGAACTCATTCTGTTACAACAACAAATCCAGCAGCATGAAGAGGAAGCACGCAGAGCCGCTGGCCAATATAACATGGGCCCTTCCCAGCAGAAGCGAAAG gtTTCTGACAAAGAGAAGATTGATCAACTTCAGGAAGAACTTCTGCGCACTCAG CTCAAATACCAAAGAATGCTTGAGCGATTAGAGAAGGAGAACAAAGAATTAAGGAAATTGGTACTGCAAAGAGATGACAAGGGAATTCATCAGAGGAAGTTAAAG AAATCCTTGATTGATATGTATTCTGAAGTACTTGACATCCTGTCTGATTATGACGCCAGTTATAACACTCAAGATCACCTACCTCGA GTGGTGGTGGTTGGAGATCAAAGTGCAGGAAAAACCAGTGTGTTAGAAATGATCGCCCAAGCCCGAATATTCCCTCGAGGGTCTGGGGAGATGATGACACGTTCCCCTGTTAAG GTAACTCTTAGTGAAGGTCCCCACCATGTGGCTTTATTCAAAGATAGCTCTCGGGAGTTTGATCTGACAAAGGAAGAGGAT CTTGCAGCTTTGAGAAATGAAATAGAAATCAGAATGAGAAATAGCGTGAAGGAAGGGTGCACTGTTAGCACTGAG ACCATCTCCTTAAGTGTGAAAGGCCCTGGTTTGCAGAGAATGGTATTGGTTGATTTACCTGGAGTCATTAGT ACTGTGACATCTGGTATGGCTCCAGATACGAAAGAAACGATCTTCAGCATCAGCAAGGCCTACATGCAGAATCCTAATGCCATCATCCTTTGTATTCAAG ATGGGTCAGTGGATGCAGAACGCAGTATTGTCACAGACTTAGTCAGCCAAATGGATCCCCAAGGAAAAAGGACGATTTTTGTGTTGACTAAAGTTGATCTTGCTGAGAAAAATACGGCTAGCCCAAGCAGA atcCAGCAAATAATTGAAGGCAAACTCTTCCCAATGAAAGCTTTGGgttattttgctgttgttacTGGAAAAG gaaacagcagtgaaagcATTGAATCGATTAAAGAATATGAAGAGgaattttttcaaaattcaaagCTGTTAAA GACATGTATGCTGAAGGCACACCAGGTAACAACAAAGAACTTAAGTCTTGCTGTGTCAGATTGCTTTTGGAAAATGGTGAGAGAGTCTGTGGAACAGCAAGCAGATGCTTTTAAAG CCACACGTTTCAATCTTGAGACTGAATGGAAGAACAATTACCCCCGGTTGCGAGAGCTTGACAGG AATGAACtgtttgaaaaagcaaagaatgagATTCTTGATGAAGTCATAAGTTTGACTCAGGTGACACCAAAGCACTG GGAGGAGATTCTTCAGAAAACTTTATGGGAGAGGGTATCTACTCATGTGATTGAGAATATCTACCTTCCAGCAGCACAGACTATGAACTCAGGGACATTTAACACCACTGTGGACATCAAATTGAAGCAGTGGACTGACAAGCAACTGCCTAATAAAGCAGTAGAG GTGGCATGGGAGACTTTGCAAGAAGAATTCTCCCGTTTCATGacagaacaaaaaggaaaagaacatgaTGATATCTTTGATAAACTGAAACAAGCTGTCAAAGAAGAAACTATTAAACGACACAAATGGAATGAGAGAGCGGAGGATAGCCTG CGAGTGATCCAGCACAATGCCTTAGAAGATCGGTCAATATCTGATAAGCAGCAGTGGGATGCAGCTATTCATTTCATGGAAGAGACTCTCCAAAGTCGTCTCAAAGACA cTGAATCTGTTATTGAAGATATGGTGGGTccagactggaaaaaaaggtggTTATACTGGATAGGCCGCACCAAAGAAcag AATATTCGTAACGAAACAAGAAATGAACTTGAGAAATTAATCAAATGCAATGAAGAACATGCAGCTTATCTGGCAAATGATGAAGTGACGACTGTCAGAAAGAATCTTGAAGCAAGAGGAGTAACAGTGGACTCATGTCTG ATTAAAGACACATGGCACCAAATTTATAGAAGGTACTTCCTGAAGACTGCTTTGAACCACTGCAATCTATGTCGAAGAGGCTTCTATTATTATCAGAGGCATTTTGTGGACTCAGAG CTCGAATGTAATGATATTGTCCTCTTCTGGCGAATACAGCGAATGCTGGCAATTACAGCAAATACGCTGAGGCAGCAGCTTACCAACACTGAAG tAAGGCGCTTGGAGAAGAATGTAAAGGAAGTGCTTGAAGATTTTGCTGAAGACAATGAAAAAAAGGTGAAGCTCCTAACTGGCAAGAGGGTCCAGCTGGCAGAGGATCTCA
- the OPA1 gene encoding dynamin-like GTPase OPA1, mitochondrial isoform X5, whose product MMPDLDEYKWIVPDFIWELDEHLDFEKIIKALPDADDLAKLLPDFDKIGESFTSLKGFFSPGYNLVSEVIGASDLLLLLGSPGETAFRATDQGYDNDKEYKKVSDKEKIDQLQEELLRTQLKYQRMLERLEKENKELRKLVLQRDDKGIHQRKLKKSLIDMYSEVLDILSDYDASYNTQDHLPRVVVVGDQSAGKTSVLEMIAQARIFPRGSGEMMTRSPVKVTLSEGPHHVALFKDSSREFDLTKEEDLAALRNEIEIRMRNSVKEGCTVSTETISLSVKGPGLQRMVLVDLPGVISTVTSGMAPDTKETIFSISKAYMQNPNAIILCIQDGSVDAERSIVTDLVSQMDPQGKRTIFVLTKVDLAEKNTASPSRIQQIIEGKLFPMKALGYFAVVTGKGNSSESIESIKEYEEEFFQNSKLLKTCMLKAHQVTTKNLSLAVSDCFWKMVRESVEQQADAFKATRFNLETEWKNNYPRLRELDRNELFEKAKNEILDEVISLTQVTPKHWEEILQKTLWERVSTHVIENIYLPAAQTMNSGTFNTTVDIKLKQWTDKQLPNKAVEVAWETLQEEFSRFMTEQKGKEHDDIFDKLKQAVKEETIKRHKWNERAEDSLRVIQHNALEDRSISDKQQWDAAIHFMEETLQSRLKDTESVIEDMVGPDWKKRWLYWIGRTKEQNIRNETRNELEKLIKCNEEHAAYLANDEVTTVRKNLEARGVTVDSCLIKDTWHQIYRRYFLKTALNHCNLCRRGFYYYQRHFVDSELECNDIVLFWRIQRMLAITANTLRQQLTNTEVRRLEKNVKEVLEDFAEDNEKKVKLLTGKRVQLAEDLKKVREIQEKLEAFIEALHQEK is encoded by the exons ATGATGCCAGATCTCGATGAATATAAGTGGATTGTTCCTGACTTCATTTGGGAGCTTGATGAACATCTTGACTTCG AAAAAATTATCAAAGCCCTCCCTGATGCAGATGACCTTGCCAAACTTCTGCCTGACTTTGACAAGATTGGAGAAAGCTTCACTTCActcaaaggatttttttctcctg GTTACAATTTGGTTAGTGAAGTCATAGGAGCTTCTGATCTACTTCTGTTGTTAG GTTCTCCAGGAGAAACAGCATTCAGAGCTACTGACCAGGGGTATGACAATGACAAAGAGTACAAGAAG gtTTCTGACAAAGAGAAGATTGATCAACTTCAGGAAGAACTTCTGCGCACTCAG CTCAAATACCAAAGAATGCTTGAGCGATTAGAGAAGGAGAACAAAGAATTAAGGAAATTGGTACTGCAAAGAGATGACAAGGGAATTCATCAGAGGAAGTTAAAG AAATCCTTGATTGATATGTATTCTGAAGTACTTGACATCCTGTCTGATTATGACGCCAGTTATAACACTCAAGATCACCTACCTCGA GTGGTGGTGGTTGGAGATCAAAGTGCAGGAAAAACCAGTGTGTTAGAAATGATCGCCCAAGCCCGAATATTCCCTCGAGGGTCTGGGGAGATGATGACACGTTCCCCTGTTAAG GTAACTCTTAGTGAAGGTCCCCACCATGTGGCTTTATTCAAAGATAGCTCTCGGGAGTTTGATCTGACAAAGGAAGAGGAT CTTGCAGCTTTGAGAAATGAAATAGAAATCAGAATGAGAAATAGCGTGAAGGAAGGGTGCACTGTTAGCACTGAG ACCATCTCCTTAAGTGTGAAAGGCCCTGGTTTGCAGAGAATGGTATTGGTTGATTTACCTGGAGTCATTAGT ACTGTGACATCTGGTATGGCTCCAGATACGAAAGAAACGATCTTCAGCATCAGCAAGGCCTACATGCAGAATCCTAATGCCATCATCCTTTGTATTCAAG ATGGGTCAGTGGATGCAGAACGCAGTATTGTCACAGACTTAGTCAGCCAAATGGATCCCCAAGGAAAAAGGACGATTTTTGTGTTGACTAAAGTTGATCTTGCTGAGAAAAATACGGCTAGCCCAAGCAGA atcCAGCAAATAATTGAAGGCAAACTCTTCCCAATGAAAGCTTTGGgttattttgctgttgttacTGGAAAAG gaaacagcagtgaaagcATTGAATCGATTAAAGAATATGAAGAGgaattttttcaaaattcaaagCTGTTAAA GACATGTATGCTGAAGGCACACCAGGTAACAACAAAGAACTTAAGTCTTGCTGTGTCAGATTGCTTTTGGAAAATGGTGAGAGAGTCTGTGGAACAGCAAGCAGATGCTTTTAAAG CCACACGTTTCAATCTTGAGACTGAATGGAAGAACAATTACCCCCGGTTGCGAGAGCTTGACAGG AATGAACtgtttgaaaaagcaaagaatgagATTCTTGATGAAGTCATAAGTTTGACTCAGGTGACACCAAAGCACTG GGAGGAGATTCTTCAGAAAACTTTATGGGAGAGGGTATCTACTCATGTGATTGAGAATATCTACCTTCCAGCAGCACAGACTATGAACTCAGGGACATTTAACACCACTGTGGACATCAAATTGAAGCAGTGGACTGACAAGCAACTGCCTAATAAAGCAGTAGAG GTGGCATGGGAGACTTTGCAAGAAGAATTCTCCCGTTTCATGacagaacaaaaaggaaaagaacatgaTGATATCTTTGATAAACTGAAACAAGCTGTCAAAGAAGAAACTATTAAACGACACAAATGGAATGAGAGAGCGGAGGATAGCCTG CGAGTGATCCAGCACAATGCCTTAGAAGATCGGTCAATATCTGATAAGCAGCAGTGGGATGCAGCTATTCATTTCATGGAAGAGACTCTCCAAAGTCGTCTCAAAGACA cTGAATCTGTTATTGAAGATATGGTGGGTccagactggaaaaaaaggtggTTATACTGGATAGGCCGCACCAAAGAAcag AATATTCGTAACGAAACAAGAAATGAACTTGAGAAATTAATCAAATGCAATGAAGAACATGCAGCTTATCTGGCAAATGATGAAGTGACGACTGTCAGAAAGAATCTTGAAGCAAGAGGAGTAACAGTGGACTCATGTCTG ATTAAAGACACATGGCACCAAATTTATAGAAGGTACTTCCTGAAGACTGCTTTGAACCACTGCAATCTATGTCGAAGAGGCTTCTATTATTATCAGAGGCATTTTGTGGACTCAGAG CTCGAATGTAATGATATTGTCCTCTTCTGGCGAATACAGCGAATGCTGGCAATTACAGCAAATACGCTGAGGCAGCAGCTTACCAACACTGAAG tAAGGCGCTTGGAGAAGAATGTAAAGGAAGTGCTTGAAGATTTTGCTGAAGACAATGAAAAAAAGGTGAAGCTCCTAACTGGCAAGAGGGTCCAGCTGGCAGAGGATCTCA